In Arcobacter sp. CECT 8983, the DNA window GTAAATGACCAAGAAGTAGAAAATAAATTAAGACTTGCAGGAGCTGATTTTACAATAAATTCAAATGAGATAAGTGCATATGTTGCAGGAGAATATATTGGACAACCAGTTGCATTTGAAGCAGTAGATGGTATTTTATTAAATGATGAACTTTCTGCTGAAGTTGATGAGATAGAAATTGTTGAAGAGATGGATATTATTGATAAAAGTATAAATTTAATCAACTTTGAAAACTATAATTTAACTCTAATTGGTATAATAAATAATTCAAATAGATATAATTTTATTTTTAATCCTATAAATGTAAATTATACGCTAAAAGAAAAAGATATATTAATTGTAATTGGTTTTAAAGAATCACTAAAAGATTTAAGAAGTGACTTATTATCAAAAAAATTTAAAAGAGAAAAATGAAAAAAAGTGTTGTTATCTATGGATATTCTATATTAGGATCTAAAATAGCAAAAGTCTTAGAAGAAAAGGCTTATAAAATTATTATAATAAGTTTTGAAGAAGAACAAATTATTAAAGCTAAAAAAGATGGATATGAAGTTATAACTTCAACACTTTTAAATGATAATGAATTAATAGAAATTGGAATTGGTAAAAATGTTGATTCTTTATTTTGTGTTAGCAATAGTAATAAACACAACCTTTTTGTAACTTTATCAGCTAGAAATCTAGATAAAAATTTAAAAATTATTTCAACTTCAAAAACAAAAGCCGAAGCAAAAAAACTAATAATTGCTGGTGCCACAAAAATATTAAATCCAAATGAACTTACAGCTCAAAGAATATTTAGATATATGACTAAACCTTTGATGTTAAAAGTTTTAGATGAAATTTTATTTAGTAAATCAGATTTAAATATTTCAGAAATATATGTAAAAAAAGATTCTATTTTAAATGGAAAACTTTTAAAAGATATAACTATTCATAAAAAGTACAATATTTTACTTATTGGTACAATGGATAAAGAATTAGGGGAGAAGTTTATTTTTAATTCAAAAGGAATAAATCATAAAATTGATGAAGGAGATATATTGGTTGTAGTTGGTCAAAGTACTGAACTAAATAAGTTCAGAAAGTCTATAGGGGGAGTTGAAGTATGATGCAATTTAACTTTTTTTTAAAGTTATTAAAAGAGTCATTTAGGGATTTATTACCAATAATAATAGTTATCTTATTCTTTCAATTAGCTATTATTCAAGCAGTACCAGAAGGTTGGGTATCTACTGCTATTGGTTTAGGTATAGTAGGAGTTGGACTTGCGATTTTCTTACAAGGTCTAGAAATAGGAATATTTCCTATTGGAGAAGGATTAGCTAGAGACTTTGCAAAAAATGGTTCAATGGTTTGGGTTCTTATTTTTGGATTTTTAATTGGTTTTGGTACAACAATAGCAGAACCAGCACTTGCTGTAATTGCCGATAAAGCAGCATCTATTTCAAGTGGTAGAATTGATGCTACTATTTTAAGATTAGTTGTTGCAGGTTCAGTTGGTTTTGCAATTCTTCTTGGTGTATTTAGAATCTATAAAGGTCACGGAATTCACTATTATATTATCGCAGGATATATTTTAGTTGTAGGTGTAACATTTTTTGCTCCAAAAGAGATTATTGGTTTAGCCTATGATTTAGGTGGAGTAACTACATCAACGGTAACTGTACCTTTAGTTGCTGCACTTGGAATTGGATTAGCATCTTCAATTAAAGGAAGAAATCCTGTAATTGATGGTTTTGGTTTAATTGCTTTTGCTTCATTAACTCCAATGATATTTGTACAAATTTATGGAATTGCAGTTTATAATCTTGTGGATGCTAAAGAAGTTGCACAAGTTGTTATTGAAGCTAATGTATCAGTTTCTACTACTATAACTATTGAGTCTATAATTCATGGCTTAGGCTCTGTTATAAAAGATGTTGCTCCTATTTTATTAATTATTCTATTTTTCCAATATGGAGTAATTAAAAAAAGAATTGATAACTTAAAAACAGTAATATTTGGATTCGCATTAGTAGTTGTTGGTTTATATGCTTTTATCCTTGGGTTAGAAATGGGATTATTCACCCTTGGTGAAACAATGGCTTACCAACTTACAAAAAGAGATTCTGTTTTTGTAATTTATGCTTTTGCTTTTGCTATTGGTTTTTCAACAACAATGGCAGAACCAGCACTTATGGCTATTGCAAAAAAAGCAAAAGAGATAAGTGATGGTAAAATCAACGATTTTGCTTTAAGAATTTTTGTTGCTTTTGGTGTTGCAATAGGTATTGCTCTTGGTGCATTTAGAATTGTTGATGGTGGACATATTCACTACTATATTATTTTTGGATATATATTAGTTATTACATTAACGTGGTTTGCACCAAAATATATTATTCCAATCGCTTATGATAGTGGTGGGGTTACAACTTCAACTGTAACAGTTCCACTTGTTGCTGCACTTGGTATTGGACTTGCAACAAATATTGAAGGTAGAAGTCCTTTAATTGATGGTTTTGGGCTTATAGCTTTTGCTTCACTTTTTCCAATGATAACAGTTATGCTATATGGAATTATCACTGAAAAACTTGGTGTTAAATCTGATACTGAAATAGAAGCTGCAAATATCTTAAAAGATGCACTTATTGACGCAGAAAATATGGATTTAGCAACTGTAAATATTGATGGAAGTGATAGAAGACACTCTTTACCAATGGACTTCTCAGCTGTTGTAATTATTGTACCAAAAGATAAAAAAATTGATGCAATTCAAGCTGCAAATAAAGCAGGTGCTCCTGGTGTTACAGTTCTTAGAGCAGATGGAATTGGTTTAGGACAAATTGATAACTTCTATAGAACATCATTTGAAGCTAATGATGCCTTATTACTATTCTTATTACCTCAAAGTTTAGTAAACCCAGTTATTAAATCTATTATTCATTCTTTACATATTACTACAACAGGAAAAGGTATAGCTTTTGCTTTCCCATTAACTCATATGAAAGGGATTAGTTTAAGTAGGCATGACATTTTTGTAAATAGAAAAGATCATAAAAATCCTGAAAATGATGTAGAAAAACTAATCAAAGAAGAAGAAGAGAAAGTATTAGAAAAAATTAAAGAACACAAAAAAGTAGCCAATGAAGAGTCTTAATAGTTTGGAAGAAACTAAAAATATAATAAGTACAGTTGATGCTGTACTTATATATTTTTCAGGTGAAAATTGTTCAGTATGCAAAGCACTTAAACCTAAAATAGAACAACAAGTAAATCTTCACTTACCTAAAATTGAAACTTATGAAGTAAAAGCTGACATTTATAAAGAGATAGCAAGCAATTTTTCGGTATTTTCTATACCAACTATTTTGGTATTTTTTGACTCAAAAGAGTTTAAAAGAGAGGGAAGGAATATCTCTGTTTTAAATTTTATAGAGGAGTTAAAAAGACCATACAATTTATTTATGGATTAGGAAGTATGAAAAAAACGCTTTTAATATTCTTAGTAGTATTTATTGTAATACAATTTATACAAACAGATAAAATAAATAGTGAAACAAACCCCAATTTAGAGATGAAGACTCCATCAGAAATAAAAACTATCTTTAAATCTGCTTGTTATGATTGTCACTCTAATTCTACAAATTGGCCTTGGTATTCACATATTGCTCCTTTTTCTTGGATAATTGATTCTCATGTTACAAATGGTAGAAAAGCACTTAATTTCTCAATTTGGGAAACATACAGTGATGAGAAAAAAGAAGAAAAAATGAAAGCTATTTTTAGAACAGCATATGCTTCTATGCCATTAGCTTCATATATAAAAGCTCATGAAGATGCAAATTTAACAAGAGAACAAAGAACATTAATTAGAGACTGGACTGGAGTGAAAAAATAGTTTTGAGAGAAGAAGTTCAAGCCTTATTAGACGAAAAGAAAACCTTACTTACCATTACTTACTTTAAGCTTCAACGGCTTTTTGAAAAAAAGTATGGAGAAAATACTGTAGTACTTATGGAAATAGGTACCTTTTTTGAAGTATATGAAGTAAATAATGATGAAGAACAAATAGGGAAAGCTAAAGAGATAGCTGAACTATTAAATATTCAATTAACTAGAAAAAATAAATCTATTTTAGAAAACTCTGCTGAAAACCCAATTATGGCAGGAGTACCTGCAATCTCTTTAGAAAAACATCTTGCAAGAATCATTGCAGAACAAAAGTACACAGTAGTAATCATAAGACAAAAAGGACTTCCTCCAAAAGTATCTAGATACCTTGATACAGTTGTAAGTCCAGGTACTAACTTTGATTTTGTACTTGACCAAGATGAAAATAATATCACTTCCCTTGTTGTAGATCAAATAAAAGGTATTTATCTAGTAGGTTATTCTGCAATTGATGTAACAACAGGAAAGTGCTATTACAATGAAGTACATGGTACAAGTGAAGATAAATTTTATGCATTAGATGAAGTATTTAATTATATGAATATGCATCGTACAAATGAAGTAGTCATAACTTTTGCAGATAAAAATATAAATCAAAAAGAGGTAATAGATTACCTAGAATTAAAATTAAAGACTTTTCATATTGGAACATTTATTCCAAAGATTAATTATCAAAATGAACTGTTTAAAAATGTTTTTGCAGTAGAATCATTACTTACGGCAATTGAACATCTTGATATGGAAAGAGTTCCCCTTAGTTCTCAAAGTTTAGCAATACTTATTGATTTTGTTATAGGGCATGATTCAAATATTGTTCAAAAGCTTTCACTTCCAATAAAACTTGATGTTTCAAAATATATTTACTTAGGAAACAATGCATTAGAGCAATTAAATATTATAGAGACTTCTCACAATCCAAGTTTGATAAAACTTATTAACAATACGTCAACTGCAATGGGAAAAAGACTTTTAAAAGAAAGACTTACTCATCCTGTAAAAGATAGTAAAGAGTTATTAAGAAGGTTTGCTTTATCAAAAGAGTTATTTGATTATCATGGACCTATTGAAAATGAATTAGCAAATATTTATGATATAGAAAGACTAACAAGAAGAATAAAACTTGCAAGACTTCATCCTTTTGAATTAAACTATTTATATGACTCTTTACTTAGTATAAAAGAAGTAGTAGCCTTCATGGAAAACTATAAGTTTATAACTCCACCTTGTAGTTTGGCTCAACTTCAAATGTTTATAGATTCTATTGAATCAACTTTTGATTTAGCTATTTCTGGAAAATATATGCTTAAAGATGTTGAGTCAAATATGGTTTGTGATGGAATAAACCATGAAATAGATGAACTAAATAAACAAAATGAAGTATTATATTCAAAACTAGAATTAATAAAGAATCATATTTTAAATATTTTAAATGCAAAAGACTCAAACTTTGTAAGTATAAATAGACTTGATAAAGAAGGTTTTTATTTAAGTCTTACAAAGAATAGATATAACCTAATAAAAGATGAGTTGTCAAACTCACATATTATCATTGATGATGATTTACTTCTTTTCAAAGATTTTAACTATAAAGTACAAACTACTTCGGTAAAAATCTCTTGTAAACTTACAGATGAAATTTCAGATAAATATGTGCATAACCTAAGAAAAATCATTGAACTAAACAAACTGGTATTTAAAGAGAAACTAAATGAATTTGAAAAGAAGTTTGCAACACTACTTGAAGAGTTAGTTCAGTTTATTGCTGAGGTTGATTTAACAGTTTCAAATATCAAAACAGCAAAAAAATACAATTATGTTTGTCCAAAGATAGTTAAAACTAAAGATGATGAAAACTTTTTAGAGTTAGTTGAACTTAGACATCCAATTATTGAAGCAAATGAAGAGCAGGGGATTTATGTACCAAATGATATTATCTTAGGAGAATTATCCCTTGCAAAAGATGAGTTAAAAGATAATGTGATTATCAAAAACTCAAATCCTATAAATATGTTCGATAATAAAATGCATGGTATTTTACTTTATGGAATAAACTCTTCAGGTAAATCTTCACTTATGAAATCAATTGGGATTGCAGTTATTTTAGCTCAAGCAGGTTTTTATGTACCAGCAAAATCAATGAGATTCTCTATTTTTGATTCTGTATTTACTAGAATTAGCGGAGCTGATAATATAGCAAAAGGGCTTTCTTCTTTTGCAGTTGAAATGCTTGAACTTAAAAATATTTTTAATCGTGCATCAAAAAGGTCACTAATCTTAGGGGATGAAATCTCTCATAGTACAGAGACAATGAGTGGTTTATCTATTGTGGCAAGTGCTATTTTAAAACTAGCAAAATTAGAATCAATCTTTGTTTTTGCAACACACTTACATCAACTTCCAGAAATAAAAGAGATAGAAAACCTTAAAAATATAATTTCACTTCACTTATCTGTAATGTATCAAGATGAAGAAGATAAACTAATCTTTGATAGAAAACTAAAACATGGAAGTGGTTCTTCTATGTATGGTTTAGAGTATGCAAAATCACTTCATATGGATAGAGAGTTTTTAAGTGTGGCAAATGATATTAGAAAGCGTTTAACTGATGATTATGATAAAGTTGAAAGACTAACTCATAAGAAGACTTCAAAATACAATAAAGATGTTTTTGCTTCTACTTGTGTTATTTGTGGAAGAGCTTGTGATGATGTTCACCACATAAAAGAACAAGCAAGGGCAAATAAAGATGGCTTTATAGGACATATAAACCAAAATCATAAATACAACTTAATACCTTTATGTAAATTACATCATAAAATGGTACATGAAGGGAAAGTAAATATAAATGGTTTTGTAGCTACAAGTAAAGGTTTGGAGCTACATTATACTATGACAGAAGAGCAAGAGTAAAGTTTAAACTTTACTCTTTAGTAGTCAGCCTTTTCACCATTTTTTAGTATCTCTTTTGTAAATCTAATTACCTTATTTCTTCCTGTTTCTTTTGCCTCATAAAGACAAAGGTCTGCATATTTAATAGATTTCCAGAATTGATCTGTATCTGCAGGGAAGAATGAGTATCCAATACTTACAGTTTTACTAAATGATTCGTTATTAAAAGTAAATACAATTTTTGCAAACTCTTCATTTATTCTTTTTGCTAATTCTTGAGCACTCTCTTCTGTTGGATTTTTCATAATAATTAAGAATTCTTCTCCACCGAATCTTATAATAAATTCATTAGGAGAAATATTTTCTTGCATTGTCTTAGAAAGTTTTTGCAAGATAGCATCACCAGCATCATGTCCATAAGTATCATTTATCATTTTAAAGTAATCAATATCTAAGAACATAATTGCATAAGTAGTATCTTGCGCAAGCTCATTTGGCATAGTTTTTTCTACAAATTCATCAAGATACTTTCTATTATAAAGTCCAGTTAATCCATCAACTAAGTTTCTTTGTCTTAGAACATCCATTAACATTCTACTTTCTAAAATAGGCTTTGTCTCTTCAAGATATTTTTTGATAATACCGATTTGGTATTTATTATGTTTAGAACACTCTTTATTATCACATAAAATGTGAATAGTGATTGATTTTTGTTCATTTATTGTAAATGGTATGCATGTGTATTCTATAGAGTTTTCACATTTTGCTATTCTACATATTTCAGGGAAATTCTCTGAACATATGATATTAGAAGTTCTTTCTGCTCTACAAAGCTCTTTAATATCGTTTCTTAAATCACAACATGGTTTTATATCTTTTGGACCATAAATTATTTTTCTTTCATCTTTTTGTATATCATTTTCAAAGATATAAAAATCTTTAACTTTTAGTTTATCTTTTAAAACTTGTATTAATCTATAATAAATATCTTCTTTTGATAAATCTGTCTCAATAGTCTTTTTAAAGTTATAAATTTCTGATATGTCTTCAATTATCTCTTTTGCCGTAAGAAGTTTGTCATTATTTAAGTTTGTTGACCTATTATGTACAAAGGCAGTAAGATTTTTTTCAATTCCTGTTAAAACAGTTTCTAGTTTTTCAATGATTTCATTTAACCACATAAAGGCTTCTTTATCTTCTTTAAGTATTCCTTTAGGTGCTCTTACTGAATAATCACCTTCATGTACTTGTTTTAAAGTATGTGTTATTGAGTCAAATGAAGTAGTATAAGGTTTAATTTTTTTGCTAATAAAAATTAAAATAAAAATTAAAAATAGAATGACAATAGCAATAATATTAAGTAAAATAGCGATATTTGATATTCTATCTTCTTGTATATCAAGTTTTATAGATATTGCACCTAAAACATCACCTTCTTTTGCATTATGGCAACTTAAACAGTTTGGTTTATCCATTGCTGAAGCCACATAAGGTATTGTTATTCTTAATGATGCGTTTTTTAAGCTTTCATCAATTACAACTTCTTCTTTTCCTGTTTTTAAAACTTTCTTATCTATTTCGTCCCTTGGAAGCTCATTAGTTGCTTCAGTACCAAATTGTTCAGATATTTTTGGAGATCTAGTGACCCATAATTCGTTTAATTCAACCATTCTTTCTAAACTATCTAAAAATACATCTCTTTGATGCATATTTCCATTTACCATATGAGAAGTTAAACTACTTTTTACAATCTCCGCTGTTAAATAAGCTCTTTTTTTAGCTCCCGCATAGCCACTTTCTCTTGAACCTATTGCAACTAATGCCACAATAATAAGTGTTAAAAGTGTAACCATTGAAAAAATAATAAGAGTTATCTTTTTATTAGAATTCATTTGTCTTCCTAGGGACTTAAATTATTTTTATGTATATTAGCATAAACTATTTTATTAACATATTACTTTAAGGAAGAAATTATACTTTTTTACATATTTTATTTTGAATTTTATGAATTTACTTAAAGTTAGAACCTAAAAGCGATTAATCTTCTTGGACTTCAGGAAGTTTTTTTGCTAAATAAATAGCCAATAATCCTACAAAAGATAAAAACAGAATAATTCCTCCAACACCAATAAGTGAACTAAGACTTCCAATTAAACCACTTAGAAGTAGGATAAAACCTATTAAAGTATTACTTACAGCTACATAACTTGTTCTTTTATTTCCTTCGGCTAAATCAGTAATGTAAGTTTTTCTTCCTATTCTTATACCTTGATATCCAATACTTAAAATAAAATAGATAATAGGCATAACCCAAATAGTTGTAAAAATTTCTTTATAAAAAATATCTAGAAAAGATACTAAGAAACCAACAATAGTTGCAATAGTTGCTCCAATAATCATAACTTTTTTACTAGAAACATCAGAAAATTTACCCCAAAAATTTGCAGATAATAAATCAGCTAAACCACTTGACAGAATAAATAGTCCTAAAAGATAAGCATTTGAATCACTGTTTTGTTGAGCTATAATTACAAAAAAAGGTGCAGATAAAACAGAACAAAGAAATAAAGCCCTTGTAATAACAAAAAGTCTAAATGGCTTATCTGTTTTTAAAATAGAAAGTTCTTTTATAGCTACTGTAAAAGCATTTCCTCCACCAGCTGTTTCTCCTGGATACTCTTTTATTTGTCCATAAGTAATAGAAGCTAATATCCAAAAAAAGCCTGCAAGTGAAAGTAAAACTCCAAAGTGTTGAGCCATAAAAGGTTTTTCACCATTTAGTAAAAAGTAAACGCCTAAGACAACAACAAGTAAACCAGCAAGCATTCCAGACAAACCATTTAATGCTCCACGTCTTGTTTTTGGAATAGTTTTTCCAAGAACGTCTTTTGCTGCAACAGAGCATAAACCTCTTGATAAACTTAAAGCTGTAAGTAAAGCAATGATTGCAAAGCCAGCACTTAAGCCTTCCATATTCCAAGCAACAAGAGCTATACCAAACATACATAAAGCTTGTAAAAAAGTTCCTAATGACCAAACCCATTTTCTAATAGGAAGTTTTCTAATAAAACTTGCTATAAATAGTTGAGGAATGAGTGAACCAGACTCCTTTATTGGGACTAAAAAACTTATTAAAAAGACAGGAACATTTAAACTTTCCATTATCCAAGGTAAGACAACTTTTGCATTTGCTATTGCATCTGCAAGTTTATTAAAAAAGTAGCTAATAATTGTAAGAAGAAAATTACCAGGCACAACTTTACAAGCATTTTCATCTATTGCTTTGCAAACTCTGGCATCTTCTTCATTTACAATTTTATTGTAAATATTATCAGGATTGAATTTTTTTAAAGGCATTTTTGTTTTCTACAAAGCTTTAAATCCTTCTTCTAAGTCAAGGGTACCTTCATAAAAAGCTTTTCCAACGATTACACCTGCAATATTTCCATTTGCTTTGCAAGAAGTTATATCGTTGATATCTTTTACTCCACCAGAAGCAATAGTTTCAACACCGCTTGCTAGTGCAATCGATTCTGTAAACTCTACATTTACTCCACAAAGCATTCCATCTTTAGAAATATCAGTACAAATAATTGCTTCAACACCAGCATTTGCAAATTCACGAGCAAGATCAGTTGCTTTCATAGTTGATACTTCTGCCCAACCTTCAACTGCAACCATTCCATTCATAGCATCAATTCCAACAGCAATTGGATATTTTGAAGCCATATCTTTTACAAACTGTGGATCTTTTACAGCAATCGAACCTAAAATTAGTCTATCAATTCCAAGTTCAACATACATCTTGATAGTTTCTTCATCTCTGATTCCACCACCAACTTCAATTTTTAGATTACAATTTTCTTTGATCTTTTTGATTTGTTCTAAGTTTGCTGGACTGCCTTTAAATGCACCATTTAAATCAACAACATGAACCCATTTACTTCCTAATTCTTCAAATCTTTTTGCTACTTGCCAAGGCTCATCTGAATAGATTTTTGCACTATCCATAAGTCCTTTACTAAGTCTTACAGCTTTTCCATCTTTAAGATCAATTGCTGGTAAAATGTCCATTTTAATAAGTTCTCCTATTTAATATTCATAAAATTTTTAAGTATTTTTAATCCATTATCGTGTGATTTTTCTGGATGTGGTTGAAACCCATAAACGTTCTGTTTGTGTACGGCACTTACAAAGTCATATCCATACTCTGTAGTTCCAATTACATTTTTAGGATCTGTAACTGCATGGTATGAGTGTACAAAATATAAATATGGATTAGTTAAGCCTTCAAATAGTGTGTGTTCATTTGAAGTTTTAATTACATTCCAACCCATATGAGGAACTTTTGTATCTTCATGCATTTTTGATTTGTCAAATTTTACAACTTTCCCATCTATTAAACCTAAACCTTCATTATTTCCAAACTCTTCAGAACTTTCAAAAAGAAGTTGCATTCCAAGGCAAATACCAATCATAGGTTTTCCACTTTTTGCAAATTCGTAAATTGCTTCTTTCATACCTGTTTCATTTAGGTTTTGCATTGCATCACCAAAAGCACCAACACCTGGTAAAATAATTCTATCAAAGTTTTTTAATTCATTAGGGTCTTTTACAAAAGTGGCTTTTTCATCAAGTAGATGACAGGCATTGTAAACTGAAGCAAGATTTCCCATATTATAATCGATAATTCCAACCAAAATTATATCCTTTAAAAAAATGAGATTATACTAAATTTTTGCATCAGCTAGGGTTAAAGAAAATAAAACTTGATTGTTTTTTTCTTCACAAGCCTTTTTTGCTTCAAGTATTGTTGTTCCTGTTGTTATTAAATCATCTATTAAAATTATAGTTTTATTTGATACTTTAATATCAAATTTCCTTTTATTTTTCTTTCTAAATTTTAAATTTCGACCTGCATATTTGACTATATTTGTTGCTTTACATTTTCCATATAGTGGTTTTATATATTCTGATTTTAGATGTTTTGATAAAATGGCAGTTTGAGAAAACTCATGCCTAGTGTGCTCATCTATAGCTATAGAATAAACCAATTGCTCAAATTTGAAATTTTGTGCAAATCTTTTAAAAGATAGTTTGCCTAAAGTATTAAATACTCTATCTCCATGAAAATAATATTTTGAAGTTAAAAAATCTTCAATCTCTGTAAAAGAGTAAAAAGAATAATTATAAAAACCATCTTCTAGTTCTCTTTTATGAAAAGAGGGTGTTAATAGCTTCTTTTGACAAGTTTTACATATAATATTTAGACTAAAGGTTTCACAAGATATACATTTCATAATAATTTATATTATTAATATTTTCTTTATAAACTAATTAAGTTTTAAGTTTATATTACATATGATTGCTTATTCATATGTACATATAAAGGAATTTAAAATGAGTAATGAGTGTTGTGACCATTCAAATGAAGTAAAAAAAGTAAAGAAAACATTGATTAATGAAGAGACTTTATATGATGTTGCAGAACTTTTCAAGGCATATGCTGATACAACAAGAATAAAAATTATTTCAGTATTAAAAGAAGAAGAGTTATGTGTTGGAGCTATAAGTGAACTTATAAATGTAAGTCAGTCAGCGGTTTCCCATCAATTAAGAGTATTAAAAAATTCAAAAATTGTTAAACCTAGACGTGAGGGAAAACAAATGTACTATTCACTTGACGATGAACACATCAAAAAAATATACGATATGGGCTTAGAGCATATAGTAAAAGGTTAAGAGGAATAATTATGCAAAAAGTAAAATTACAAAATTTAGATTGCGCTAATTGTGCAGGTAAGATAGAAAAAAGATTAAATGAATTAGATGAATTATCAAATGTAAGGCTTAATTTCTCAACATCAACTTTGAGTTTTGAGCAAAATACAAGTGAAAACTTATTAGACAAAATAGAAAAAGAGATTCAAAATATAGAGAAAGAAGTAGTTATTTCAAGAGATGAAGATAAAAGTCAAAGAACTTTTTGGCAACTACTTGATAAAAAGCTTTTAGTTATTACCTTAGTATCTATTGTATTAACATATATTTCTTATAACTATATTCAAAATGAGATTTTACAGTTAGCAATTTATCTATTAGCATATTTTTTAGTTGGATGGGATGTATTATCT includes these proteins:
- a CDS encoding TrkA family potassium uptake protein, encoding MKKSVVIYGYSILGSKIAKVLEEKAYKIIIISFEEEQIIKAKKDGYEVITSTLLNDNELIEIGIGKNVDSLFCVSNSNKHNLFVTLSARNLDKNLKIISTSKTKAEAKKLIIAGATKILNPNELTAQRIFRYMTKPLMLKVLDEILFSKSDLNISEIYVKKDSILNGKLLKDITIHKKYNILLIGTMDKELGEKFIFNSKGINHKIDEGDILVVVGQSTELNKFRKSIGGVEV
- a CDS encoding DUF1538 domain-containing protein, with the protein product MMQFNFFLKLLKESFRDLLPIIIVILFFQLAIIQAVPEGWVSTAIGLGIVGVGLAIFLQGLEIGIFPIGEGLARDFAKNGSMVWVLIFGFLIGFGTTIAEPALAVIADKAASISSGRIDATILRLVVAGSVGFAILLGVFRIYKGHGIHYYIIAGYILVVGVTFFAPKEIIGLAYDLGGVTTSTVTVPLVAALGIGLASSIKGRNPVIDGFGLIAFASLTPMIFVQIYGIAVYNLVDAKEVAQVVIEANVSVSTTITIESIIHGLGSVIKDVAPILLIILFFQYGVIKKRIDNLKTVIFGFALVVVGLYAFILGLEMGLFTLGETMAYQLTKRDSVFVIYAFAFAIGFSTTMAEPALMAIAKKAKEISDGKINDFALRIFVAFGVAIGIALGAFRIVDGGHIHYYIIFGYILVITLTWFAPKYIIPIAYDSGGVTTSTVTVPLVAALGIGLATNIEGRSPLIDGFGLIAFASLFPMITVMLYGIITEKLGVKSDTEIEAANILKDALIDAENMDLATVNIDGSDRRHSLPMDFSAVVIIVPKDKKIDAIQAANKAGAPGVTVLRADGIGLGQIDNFYRTSFEANDALLLFLLPQSLVNPVIKSIIHSLHITTTGKGIAFAFPLTHMKGISLSRHDIFVNRKDHKNPENDVEKLIKEEEEKVLEKIKEHKKVANEES
- a CDS encoding co-chaperone YbbN — its product is MKSLNSLEETKNIISTVDAVLIYFSGENCSVCKALKPKIEQQVNLHLPKIETYEVKADIYKEIASNFSVFSIPTILVFFDSKEFKREGRNISVLNFIEELKRPYNLFMD
- a CDS encoding heme-binding domain-containing protein encodes the protein MKKTLLIFLVVFIVIQFIQTDKINSETNPNLEMKTPSEIKTIFKSACYDCHSNSTNWPWYSHIAPFSWIIDSHVTNGRKALNFSIWETYSDEKKEEKMKAIFRTAYASMPLASYIKAHEDANLTREQRTLIRDWTGVKK
- a CDS encoding DNA mismatch repair protein — its product is MREEVQALLDEKKTLLTITYFKLQRLFEKKYGENTVVLMEIGTFFEVYEVNNDEEQIGKAKEIAELLNIQLTRKNKSILENSAENPIMAGVPAISLEKHLARIIAEQKYTVVIIRQKGLPPKVSRYLDTVVSPGTNFDFVLDQDENNITSLVVDQIKGIYLVGYSAIDVTTGKCYYNEVHGTSEDKFYALDEVFNYMNMHRTNEVVITFADKNINQKEVIDYLELKLKTFHIGTFIPKINYQNELFKNVFAVESLLTAIEHLDMERVPLSSQSLAILIDFVIGHDSNIVQKLSLPIKLDVSKYIYLGNNALEQLNIIETSHNPSLIKLINNTSTAMGKRLLKERLTHPVKDSKELLRRFALSKELFDYHGPIENELANIYDIERLTRRIKLARLHPFELNYLYDSLLSIKEVVAFMENYKFITPPCSLAQLQMFIDSIESTFDLAISGKYMLKDVESNMVCDGINHEIDELNKQNEVLYSKLELIKNHILNILNAKDSNFVSINRLDKEGFYLSLTKNRYNLIKDELSNSHIIIDDDLLLFKDFNYKVQTTSVKISCKLTDEISDKYVHNLRKIIELNKLVFKEKLNEFEKKFATLLEELVQFIAEVDLTVSNIKTAKKYNYVCPKIVKTKDDENFLELVELRHPIIEANEEQGIYVPNDIILGELSLAKDELKDNVIIKNSNPINMFDNKMHGILLYGINSSGKSSLMKSIGIAVILAQAGFYVPAKSMRFSIFDSVFTRISGADNIAKGLSSFAVEMLELKNIFNRASKRSLILGDEISHSTETMSGLSIVASAILKLAKLESIFVFATHLHQLPEIKEIENLKNIISLHLSVMYQDEEDKLIFDRKLKHGSGSSMYGLEYAKSLHMDREFLSVANDIRKRLTDDYDKVERLTHKKTSKYNKDVFASTCVICGRACDDVHHIKEQARANKDGFIGHINQNHKYNLIPLCKLHHKMVHEGKVNINGFVATSKGLELHYTMTEEQE
- a CDS encoding GGDEF domain-containing protein gives rise to the protein MNSNKKITLIIFSMVTLLTLIIVALVAIGSRESGYAGAKKRAYLTAEIVKSSLTSHMVNGNMHQRDVFLDSLERMVELNELWVTRSPKISEQFGTEATNELPRDEIDKKVLKTGKEEVVIDESLKNASLRITIPYVASAMDKPNCLSCHNAKEGDVLGAISIKLDIQEDRISNIAILLNIIAIVILFLIFILIFISKKIKPYTTSFDSITHTLKQVHEGDYSVRAPKGILKEDKEAFMWLNEIIEKLETVLTGIEKNLTAFVHNRSTNLNNDKLLTAKEIIEDISEIYNFKKTIETDLSKEDIYYRLIQVLKDKLKVKDFYIFENDIQKDERKIIYGPKDIKPCCDLRNDIKELCRAERTSNIICSENFPEICRIAKCENSIEYTCIPFTINEQKSITIHILCDNKECSKHNKYQIGIIKKYLEETKPILESRMLMDVLRQRNLVDGLTGLYNRKYLDEFVEKTMPNELAQDTTYAIMFLDIDYFKMINDTYGHDAGDAILQKLSKTMQENISPNEFIIRFGGEEFLIIMKNPTEESAQELAKRINEEFAKIVFTFNNESFSKTVSIGYSFFPADTDQFWKSIKYADLCLYEAKETGRNKVIRFTKEILKNGEKADY